GAGTTGCCTACTGATGAAGCTATGGTTTCATGGGGAGATCCAACTTTACCAGAATTGAACAATCATACTTGGAATGCAGACAACCGTTTTGTAAAAGCGTTTTATGCAAGAGTATTTTACCAAGTAGGATTATCTAACGAATTTTTGCGTGCTACAACTGACGAAAAATTAGCTTCAAGAGGAGTTAGTGATGCAGTAAAAGCAGAGATTAAAACATATAGAGCTGAGGTGCGTTTCTTGAGAGCATTATCGTACTATCATGGTATTGATTTGTTTGGAAAAGTAGCATTTGCAACTGATGCAGATTTAGTTGGTACTAAACCAGTTGAAAAAGACAGAGCGTTTGTTTTTGACTTTTTAGTTAAAGAATTGAATGCTATTGATGCTGATTTAAAAGATGCTAGAACTAACGAGTACGGAAGAGTTGACAAAGTAGCTGCTAAAATGTTATTGGCTAAATTGTATTTGAACGCTAAAGTATACATTGGAACTAGTAAAGATGCGGAAGCACTTGCAGCTATAAACTCTGTAATTGGATCTGCTTATACAATTGCTAATGTTCCTTATAGCAACTTGTTTATGGCTGATAATGATAGAACTGCAGTACAATCTGAAATTATTTTTCCAATTCGTTTTAACGGTGTAAACACTAAAACATGGGGTGGAACTACTTTCATTATTCATGCTGCAACTGGAGGTTGGAATACTGAAGTTGGTGTTGATGGTGGTTGGTACGGATTAGCTGCTCGTAAAGAGTTTGCTAACGTATTCTCTGATTTGACAGGTACGACTGATAGAAGAGCGATGTTTGATGCTGGATCTACTTCAACTTTGACAATTAATACTGTTTCTGATTTCTTTGGAAATGGTGGATTGAAAGTAAAAAAATTCTCTAACAAAACTTCTGCTGGAGCTAATGGTAGTAATTTAACACACACAGATACTGATTTCCCATTATTTAGATTAGCAGATGCGTATTTAATGTATGCAGAATTAGCAGCTAACAATGTGGCTTCTGCATCTAAATCTGTTGCTAGAGGTTATGTTAACGCATTAAGAACTCGTGCTGGAGCAGCTGCAGTAGCAAATGATTCAGATATTACTCCAGATTTTATTTTGGATGAAAGAGCTAGAGAGTTATACTGGGAAGGTCATAGAAGACAAGATTTGATCCGTGCTAACAAATTTACTGGAAGCGCTAAATTATGGCAATGGAAAGGTAATGCTTTGAATGGAGCAAGTATTGATGCTAAATTCAATGTATACCCAATTCCTCAAACTGAATTGAATACCAATTCTAACTTGACTCAAAATACTGGATATTAATGTTTAAAAAATCCAATGGTCAAAACTTTTGACCATTGGAAAATAAATTAATAATTATGAAAAAAATATATTTAAGTTTAATTTTAGTAGCAGGAATACTATCAAGTTTAGTTTCTTGTTCAGATGATCTATTAGATCCAGTTGCTGCAAAAGGAGATGCTATTGTACTTTCTGCACCAACAGGTGGTACCTATGCTTTATCAGCTTCTACCGCTTCTGCAACTGCCTTTACAGTGAAGTGGACCTCTTCTACTTTTGGATATTCAGCTGCAGCAAGATATACATTACAAGTTATCAAAAGCACAGGTAATTTTAATGCACCTGGAACTTTTCCATTAGGTGACTACGGTGTAGCAACTTCCATTAATTTAGAAAAAGCAATTACTAACAGACAATTAAATGCAGCTTTATTAGGAGCTGGTGGTCCAATTGGAGCATCACAAGCATACAAAGTACGTGTTGTTGGAAGTCCATTAAACCAATCTTCTTCAACTGTTACAGCCTATGAAGTTATTTCAAATGAAATTACAATTACTGCTACTGCTTTTGATACCTATGATGAGTTTGCTAGATTATATGTACCTGGAAATTACCAAGGAGCTAGTGGTTATGGCAACAACTGGTCTCCAGATAGTCCTAGTGTAGCTAAATTGTTCTCTGCTGGGAATAATGGTGTTTATGAGGGATTTGTTTGGATGAACGATGCAAATCCAGAATTCAAATTTACTCCAGTGCCATCTTGGTCAGGGGATAAAGGAGAATCTAACGGTTCAGGTGCTTTTTCTGGACAATTAGGAACTTCTAGTAACATTAAACCTTCAGCTGGGGCAGGTACTTATTTCTTTAATATAAACTGGAATACAGGTGCTTATACAATGGATAAAAGACAAGTATCAATTATTGGTGCAGCTACTCCAAATGGATGGGGTAATGGAACTCCTATGACATTTGACACGAATCCAAGTTCGCCTTATTACCAAATGTACACCATCACTTTAACTTTGGCTAAGGACGAATTCTTAATTCGTTTAAAAGACGATTGGTCAGTTAAAATGGGGACTCTTTCAGGAAATACTGAAAACACTACCACAGGTGGTCAATATAAAATCAAACTTGGAGGAGGTAACATGAAAGTGCCAACTGCGGGTACCTATAAAGTTGTTTTAGATATCAGAAACTCTGCTAACTATAACATTCGATTAATGCCACAATAAACAGTAGTATGTAATAAAAAGCACTAAATTTGTATAATTAAGTGCTTTTTTTGTTTTAACTAACCAACAATACACCAATGAAAAAAATTTTACTAACTTTTTTAATTCTTCTTGGTTGCCGTTCTTTTGCTCAACAGCAAACGGCTACCTATAGCGTGAGTCCTGCCGCTTTTGAGGAAAACACATCGATTACGGTTACCATTAACGGGAGTAGTATCGATGAAGCTGCTTGGGGAGTTACTGGCAATGTGTTGTACATGTGGGCTTGGGCATTTGATTTAGGTGGAGTTACTCAAAAAGGGACACCCTTGAATGGTACTTGGAATAATTCGGATGAAGCAAGTAAATTTACTTACAATCAGGCCAATGATACCTACACCAAAACCTTTACGCCAACAACCTATTACAACACAACAGGAATTGGAAAAATTGGATTTTTGATTAAAGCCAAAGACGGAACAGGAGACAAAAAATCGCAAGATATCTTAGTTGAGGTAGGTTCTTTTCAAGTTAATCTAACAGCACCATTACAAAATAGTGCGACCATTATTAATTCGGGTGCTAATTTTACAATTACTGCTACTAATACCAATGGAAATGCAAGTTATAATTTGAAATCGAATGGAGTGAGTATTCATACCAACGGTTCGACTTCAAGTTATACTTTTACACAATCCAATATTACGAGTAATCAGAATTACGAATTAGAAGTGCTTCAAGGAACAACTACCATTACTAAAAAGTTTTCGGTAATTGTTAATCCAGGTGCTAATACACAAGCCATGCCTACTAATTTAGTAGACGGGATAAACTATAATTCAACAGATGCTACAAAAGCTACCTTGGTTTTGGATGCACCTTTAAAAGATTTTGTATATGTAGCGGGAAGTTTCAATAATTGGCAACCTACCAATGCACATGCCATGCTAAAAGATCCAACTACTGGAAAATTCTGGTTGGAATTAACTGGTTTAACTTCAGGGTCAAATTATACCTACCAATATTGGGTTGTAGATGCTACGCCAATTGCAGGAACGCCAGCCATGGTAAAAACAGCCGATCCCTATTCGACTTTAGTTTTATCTCCTTATGACGATCCAACTATCCCAGCTGCATCCTATCCAAACTTACCAGTTTATCCAACAGGTCAAGAACGTGAAGTAACTGTTTTACAAACTGGGCAAACTCCTTATGCATGGAGTACTGCGACTACCAATTTTGTTAAACCAGCTAAGGAAAAATTAGTGGTGTATGAATTGTTGGTCCGTGATTTTGACGCTAATCGAAATTTTCAATCCGTAATTGATAAATTAGATTATTTTAAAAATCTTAAAATTAATGCGATTCAATTGATGCCTGTAATGGAATTTGAAGGCAATGAAAGTTGGGGATACAATACCGCTTATCACATGGCTTTGGATAAATTTTATGGGACTTCAAATAAATTGAAAGAGTTAATTGATAAATGCCATCAAAATGGTATTGCTGTTATTTTAGATGTGGCTTTGAACCATGCGTTTGGCAGAAATCCTATGCTCAGAATGTGGATGAATGATCCTGATGGTGACGGTTGGGGAAGCCCTTCGACCGAAAATCCCTATTTCAATACAGTGGCAAAACACAGTTATAGTGTAGGGGAAGATTTTAACCATCAACAACCACGAACTCAAAATTATACAAAACGGGTTATTAAACATTGGATTGAAGAATTCAAAATTGATGGATTCCGTTGGGATTTGACTAAAGGATTTACTCAAGAATGTACTGCCGGGGATGACAATTGTACCAATGGATACCGTGCAGATCGTGTCGCGCTTCTAAAGTCGTATGCTGATTATTCATGGAGTTTAGACCCAACACATTACACCATTTTTGAACATTTAGGAACCGATGCTGAGGAGAAGGAATGGGCTAATTATAGAATTTCCGAATCGCCTAGTAAAGGAGTGATGTTGTGGGGTAAAATGACGACCGAATACAATGAACTTTCTATGGGATATACCGCTAATATTGCTAGAATGAATAGTTCTAGTAGAGGATTTACGAATCATCGTTTGATGGGGTATGCCGAAAGCCATGATGAGGAACGATTGATGTATAAGAACTTGCAGTTTGGAAATTCAGCAAACACAGCTCATAACGTAAAAACGTTGAACACTGCTTTGTCAAGAATGTCAGCTATTGGAGCCGTATCATTATTAGTTCCAGGGCCAAAAATGATTTGGCATTTTGGAGAATTAGGCTATGACGATTCTATTTTCACTTGTAATAATGGAACCGTTAATTCACAATCGGATACAGCTACAGGTGATTGTAAATTAGATACAAAACCACAAATACAATGGACCAATAATTGGTTAGCCAATGCTAATCGATTCAAAATCTATTCGGATTGGGCTAAAATGATTCGCTTAAAAACAGAAGAAGCCGTATTTTCTGGGACTGCAACCATAACTAATGCAAGTTCATTAGTGCAAACTATCAAAATTACCGATGCGGCACTTCCTGCTACTAGTTTAAAGGATGTAGTGATCTTGGCTAATTTCGATGTGACAAGCAAAAGTGTTCCCACAGGATTCCCTTATGCAGGTGAATGGTTTAATTTAATGGATAATTCAACTTTGAATGTGGTCAATGTAAACGATCCAATCACCGTTTTACCAGGTCAGTTTAAAATTTACGGAAACAAACAAGCTTTTGGGGCGAATGCTGCTTTTGCATTACCTGCTGATAATTTTAGTATAGAATCTAGAGCGGAGACTTGTGCCAATAAAAATAATGGACAAATCGTAATTAATGCTGCTCAGACCTATGCTTATGTAGCCACCATAAACGGGACCAATTATAATTTCACCAATAATAGTTTGACGATTTCTAATTTAGCGCCAGGTGTATATCCCGTTTGTATTTCTATTCCGGGTAAAACCTTTGAACAATGTTATAGCTTAACAATTACTAGAGGTTCTTCCCTAGCTGGAAAATCATCAGTATCTTCAAATCTTGCCTCAGTGCAAATAACCGAGGGAACAGCTCCTTTTGAAGTTTTTGTTAATGGGTTGCCTCAATTTGAAACCTCGGCATCGAGTTTTTCAATTCCTGTAAAACAAGGCGATTATTTAGAAATAAAAACAGCAAAAGCTTGCGAGGGGATTTATGCCACTAGCATAATGGATCCATTAAACGGTATTGCAGCGTATCCTAATCCAACTCATGGATTAATTGAAATTGCCATACCTACTCTTAAAACAGCCATTGCGATTGAATTGTATAATTTGAATGGGCAATTAATTTCAAAAGGGATCTATACTGTTTTGAATGGAAAAGTACAATTGAATTTAGAAAAAGAATCGGCTGGAGTGTATTTTGCAAAAGTACATTTAGATACTCCAATAAGTTTAACTATTGTAAAAGAATAAACATGAGAAATATTTTATATCTAGCGAGTATGGCCTTTTTGTTTGTCTCTTGTGGAGGAGGTGGTTCAGATGGAGCTACTCCAACACCAGAACCAGCAAATACAGCACCATCTGTTCCAAGCTTAGTTGCGCCAACAAATAGTTTGTTGTGTATTAATAACGTAGTTACTTTTGAATGGGGAGCTTCAACAGATGCCGAAAATAACCCAATAGTATACCAATTACAAATTGCGACAGATAATCAGTTTAGCCAAATTGTAAGTACAAATGAAGTGTCTTCTAGAACCCAAGCCGTTACATTAGACAAAGGCAAAGCCTATTATTGGAGAGTGAAAGCTACTGATAGTAAAAATGCATCAAGTGCGTATTCAGGAACTTATAGTTTTTATACCGAAGGTGCGGCTGTAGCCAATCATTTGCCTTTTTTGCCAGAGATAATACAACCAGAAACTAACACTACAATTAGCGGTGTTACAGCTACCTTAAAATGGTTTGCTTCTGATGTTGATGCTTCTGATGTGCTGACATATGATGTATATTTTGGAACTGCGAATCCTCCAACGATAAAAGTCGCAGAAAATAGGACTACTCCAGTTTATGAGGCTACTTCATTACAAGCCGCAACCCAATATTATTGGAGAGTGGTAGTTAAAGACAATAAAGGAGGAGCAACAACGGGACAAGTTTGGAACTTCAGAACTAATTAGAGAATCCTACATTAGTAAAACAAAAAAGCTACTCCCCGAAAGGAGTAGCTTTTTTTAACTACAATTAACACATTAACTAAAAACTAAATTTTGCCATCTTTGATTTCATCCACAATTTCTGGATTTAATAAAGTGGTAATGTCTCCAAAATTGGAGAAGTCGCCTTCTGCAATTTTACGCAAGATTCTACGCATGATTTTTCCAGATCTTGTTTTTGGTAAACCGGATACGAATTGGATTTTGTCCAATTTGGCAATCGGTCCAATGTGGTCTGAAATATGTTGGTTAATCTCTTTGCTTAAGTTTTCACGGTCGCGGTATTCACCAGATTCTTTTAAGATAACAAATCCGTATAGTGCATTCCCTTTGATATCATGAGGAAAACCTACAATCGCCGATTCAGCCACTGCTGGGTGTTCATTGATGGCATCTTCAATTGGTGCAGTACCTAAATTGTGTCCTGAAACAATTACTACATCATCGACACGACCTGTGATTCGGTAATACCCCACTTCATCACGTAAGGCTCCATCACCGGTAAAATATTTGCCTGGGAAAGCACTAAAATAAGTGTCTTTATAACGTTGGTGATCGCCCCAAATGGTTCTGGCAATACTTGGCCAAGGGAATTTGATACACAAACTT
This sequence is a window from Flavobacterium ammoniigenes. Protein-coding genes within it:
- a CDS encoding alpha-amylase family glycosyl hydrolase, with product MKKILLTFLILLGCRSFAQQQTATYSVSPAAFEENTSITVTINGSSIDEAAWGVTGNVLYMWAWAFDLGGVTQKGTPLNGTWNNSDEASKFTYNQANDTYTKTFTPTTYYNTTGIGKIGFLIKAKDGTGDKKSQDILVEVGSFQVNLTAPLQNSATIINSGANFTITATNTNGNASYNLKSNGVSIHTNGSTSSYTFTQSNITSNQNYELEVLQGTTTITKKFSVIVNPGANTQAMPTNLVDGINYNSTDATKATLVLDAPLKDFVYVAGSFNNWQPTNAHAMLKDPTTGKFWLELTGLTSGSNYTYQYWVVDATPIAGTPAMVKTADPYSTLVLSPYDDPTIPAASYPNLPVYPTGQEREVTVLQTGQTPYAWSTATTNFVKPAKEKLVVYELLVRDFDANRNFQSVIDKLDYFKNLKINAIQLMPVMEFEGNESWGYNTAYHMALDKFYGTSNKLKELIDKCHQNGIAVILDVALNHAFGRNPMLRMWMNDPDGDGWGSPSTENPYFNTVAKHSYSVGEDFNHQQPRTQNYTKRVIKHWIEEFKIDGFRWDLTKGFTQECTAGDDNCTNGYRADRVALLKSYADYSWSLDPTHYTIFEHLGTDAEEKEWANYRISESPSKGVMLWGKMTTEYNELSMGYTANIARMNSSSRGFTNHRLMGYAESHDEERLMYKNLQFGNSANTAHNVKTLNTALSRMSAIGAVSLLVPGPKMIWHFGELGYDDSIFTCNNGTVNSQSDTATGDCKLDTKPQIQWTNNWLANANRFKIYSDWAKMIRLKTEEAVFSGTATITNASSLVQTIKITDAALPATSLKDVVILANFDVTSKSVPTGFPYAGEWFNLMDNSTLNVVNVNDPITVLPGQFKIYGNKQAFGANAAFALPADNFSIESRAETCANKNNGQIVINAAQTYAYVATINGTNYNFTNNSLTISNLAPGVYPVCISIPGKTFEQCYSLTITRGSSLAGKSSVSSNLASVQITEGTAPFEVFVNGLPQFETSASSFSIPVKQGDYLEIKTAKACEGIYATSIMDPLNGIAAYPNPTHGLIEIAIPTLKTAIAIELYNLNGQLISKGIYTVLNGKVQLNLEKESAGVYFAKVHLDTPISLTIVKE
- a CDS encoding RagB/SusD family nutrient uptake outer membrane protein, whose amino-acid sequence is MKKIKSINFKLFVFLGLIAFFVSCTNDMNVSPKDDDDFTSEAFYKDPSSYKQFLAKIYAGLAVTGQNGPDGSADIQGIDEGFGQYLRGYWQLQELPTDEAMVSWGDPTLPELNNHTWNADNRFVKAFYARVFYQVGLSNEFLRATTDEKLASRGVSDAVKAEIKTYRAEVRFLRALSYYHGIDLFGKVAFATDADLVGTKPVEKDRAFVFDFLVKELNAIDADLKDARTNEYGRVDKVAAKMLLAKLYLNAKVYIGTSKDAEALAAINSVIGSAYTIANVPYSNLFMADNDRTAVQSEIIFPIRFNGVNTKTWGGTTFIIHAATGGWNTEVGVDGGWYGLAARKEFANVFSDLTGTTDRRAMFDAGSTSTLTINTVSDFFGNGGLKVKKFSNKTSAGANGSNLTHTDTDFPLFRLADAYLMYAELAANNVASASKSVARGYVNALRTRAGAAAVANDSDITPDFILDERARELYWEGHRRQDLIRANKFTGSAKLWQWKGNALNGASIDAKFNVYPIPQTELNTNSNLTQNTGY
- a CDS encoding SusE domain-containing protein translates to MKKIYLSLILVAGILSSLVSCSDDLLDPVAAKGDAIVLSAPTGGTYALSASTASATAFTVKWTSSTFGYSAAARYTLQVIKSTGNFNAPGTFPLGDYGVATSINLEKAITNRQLNAALLGAGGPIGASQAYKVRVVGSPLNQSSSTVTAYEVISNEITITATAFDTYDEFARLYVPGNYQGASGYGNNWSPDSPSVAKLFSAGNNGVYEGFVWMNDANPEFKFTPVPSWSGDKGESNGSGAFSGQLGTSSNIKPSAGAGTYFFNINWNTGAYTMDKRQVSIIGAATPNGWGNGTPMTFDTNPSSPYYQMYTITLTLAKDEFLIRLKDDWSVKMGTLSGNTENTTTGGQYKIKLGGGNMKVPTAGTYKVVLDIRNSANYNIRLMPQ